DNA from Brassica napus cultivar Da-Ae chromosome C4, Da-Ae, whole genome shotgun sequence:
taaaacaattcatatacaacaatttccttttaatttcttttggcTTATCATATCGATcaataatatgatattttagCAAAAACTCAACTGCTGGAAAAGAGTGATTAGGCGcttatgaaatttttaaatcaagatttataaatcatagaatgataacacatgatttcaaaaacatgaattttaaaatcgtaaaataatttcattttgatttctaaattcCTTAAAATACACAAACCAATaatcattaataaataaaagttacagttggtaaataaaagttacagttGGTTGATAAAAGAATGTGAACCTTGAGAAGTTTCAAGTTTCAGATTCCCAAGGCTGTAAGAAGTGGTAACCCTAGCTCAGGGCATAGAGGACTCAATCCTGGTTCTTCCAAGAAGCTAAAAGCAGTGTAACCATAATATGAATGATACAGATCCGGTAAAGCTCCAGGATATTTACTGAACCCACCATACTGTTAGAATAGAATAACatgaatgtaaaaaaaatgtcaCAAATTCTCTCTACTAGTAAGTACTATGCAGTAggtaaaaaaatactttgaaGCTTTAGTTGCAGCCTAtggatttttaaaaagtttaagataaagACATTGAAGGGAGATGTACCTTGGACTGGCAGCTCAGTAAAAATTGTCGGAGAGCAATTTTGTCGATGAATGCATCGCCTCCTATGAGTTTCAGTACAGCTCCAATCCTACACACAAGTGAGAAAAGGCCCCGTCTCAGCGGATATGAACAAAATAGAGCCCAGTGACAGCTAAAAGCTGGGGGGAGTTACCAAAATGCATAGCATGTGTCGCTCCTTTTGTTCGTCCTTCCTTGAAATCCACCATCACTGGCTTGTCTCTATAAGCAAGGAAATTAAAAAACCATAACATCACTCGGGAGCATTAGGGTAAATTTCAAAAGACTGACATGAAACCTCTGAACAATGTTAAATGAAGCAATACCTGCAGGCTCCAGTTGAGAAGCAATGAAGGGTCTAGTATTGAACTGGAAGAATCATTTGACAGCAGATCAGCTCCAATAAACCCCATCAATCTAAGGGATGCTATAGCACAGTAAGTCCCACCACCTGCATAGCTAAGTTGTAGCAACGTAGGTAAGCCGGTGactatttaaatgaaaaaagcCTTGTTATCTATACCGTCCTTAGTGACCAATTCAGTAACAATTTTATCAGCCAGTTCACATAGTATACGTGCTACTTACTTTAGTGCACATGCACAAAAACCAAGTTAAAGATTAAGGAAGAATTGTTTTCAACTGACCATGAGATTCAGAACCAGGGATCAACCCAAAGCCACCATCATATGACTGCACAGAACAATAAAGCTTTTTTTAAACACATAAAAGAAACTTAAAGGAATAAAAATGAGACAAACCTGACAGTTTAATATGTAATTCTTAGCCTTCTCCTTGTCCATTCCACTCCAATCACCCAACATGTCACAGATTGCAGctgatcaaacaaacaaacaaaaaaactagaataaGACTCTATTTAAAGCATAAAGACATGGTCTGTAACTCCTATCAGGCAGTCTATTTCTTACCAGCACAATATACAAACCGAAGATCCGTCTCCCCTCCAGTATGGGTAGGCATGAAGCTGTATCCAAACAAACGAAGCAATCACACCCCCATTACACACTAATCgttaatataacaacataacaAACAAATTTACGGCATTACAAATGCATTTAGACTAATACCTTCCATCATCTTGTTGAAGGTTCTTCATGGACAACAACAATGATTCAGAGTCGATGGTCGAGAGATCATGCCCAATCACCTTAAGAATAGCCAAGGCACAGTATGTGCTTGCCAAGTGACTGTTGTTGTGAGTCAGATCCTGCACCACAGACTACATGTAAACCAAAGATACTAAAACAGAAAGCAATAGAGTAAGATAGACTTATCCTTACCCCATTCTCATCTATAGGAAACTGGGAGCTCCTTGAACCATAGAAACCGTAGAACTCACCTGAAAAATCAACACCTCACAAATCACAATTCACAACGAATTTCTCGTGATTCTTAGCCACAATAAAGGTACCTTCTTTAAGCGAAGCTCTGTTACTAGGGAAGGCCTGGAAAGACAGAACCCACTTCGCAACTACATCTTTATCAACCTTGATCAACGAAATCAAATTGAAAATCAGAAACACAGATGAAAGTTTGACACTTTAACCATTTAACTGAAACTGAAAAcagagagaaacagagagagagacgaaCACGGTCTGTTGCGCCGAGAAAGTGAAGCCCCGAGATTATAAAGTGAGCGAGTGTGAGACGATTGATCTCCTGGGATTGATAATGGTGCGGAAGCAACTCGTACATCATCTGTAGATACACCAAGTGCCGATCTTTATCGAAATTCCACGAAGACGGTGGCTGCGACGGCGACGTGTAcccttcttcttgttcttctgagTCATCGGAATCCTCGTCTTCGGACTCCCAGTCGACTGCTTCTCCGTGCACGTCGGTCTCTGACATGGCTTCTCCTTCTGTTGAATCTCGAAACTGGCTTTGGACTCCAGAGACTCTGCTTTTCCGTAGAGGAAAGTCGCGTTTTTGGATCTGTGGTTtgcttaaaagttaaaacaacaCGATGTCAGAGTGTGGAAACCTAGAACGGCGCGTTGTTTTCTGAGGAGACCTTTTTGCAATATAATAAAGAGTATATACCAGTTAGAAAAAGAGatgtatatttttctttctttctatttaAACATGGTTTCAGCAAACAAACATTATTTCAACTATTCGAAAAGAAGCTGTACTTAATTAACAATATTGTGATAACATCATAAAGGGCGCTGAACTAAATAGTTTTCATTCTAATTTTCATATTGCATGATATTTTTAcacgcatattaaaaaaatactttttcaaaagTTATCGCcaaaataatgatttaaaattaattaatatatactattatttataaagtgattttgctgatttgtcatgttctctattattttaggtaattttgtttatttgttatattctccataattttagttagtatataattttgtttatttgtcatatttttaattaagtaACTAAGTTTAACCTTAAATGCAAACATATCTTACGTAAACCTACTATAATCTAttgtgaaaaaaatattcttataaaaaatatatttattttattatttatttaggaATCAGTGGGTGTGTTTTCTGTATTGGTTTGGATTAAGAATCATCATACCCTTAgtaaaaatagatatatttatttgatctaatcataaattaatatcataaaatttggctaacaaataaaatatattttaaagtataaagATAAGTCCTATGTATATAGTGTTGTTATCGTAAATGAATATTGTTTCAATCAAAAaggttataaattaattatctttagatttatcttaatttttgtactattattaatgatcaaaaTCAATAGAATTCACTTTTTATACATTCCaaatcattaaaaattaaatctacGCTTCCGTAGTTTATATAAATAgttgaaatatttaaatattcaaattttaatatattttaagtttagtaCTGTAAAAAGGGCAAACATTTTGTTATTCGGggagttttttattttaacactagaattttttaataatttcaaataaGATGTAGGTAATTTCatgttatttatgttttctgaTGAGAAATTTAATGTCACATGTTATGAAAAATTGGATTGTTTTTCCCAAAACAAAGGCGAAATGTAAGATGTTGATAACTGatgaataaaaaacaaaacaaaaataatgaatataGTGAGTGTGTAAAGAgatttcccaaaaaaaattatattatgtttgtgtttctattttttataaattcaataataatcatatatattttgataaacaaCTTTgtcatatataaagaatttgATGTTCAATTTAATTTGTTgagaacataaataaaattttattaatctttgaattaatatttatgtattaataAATATCCGTAAAATTGtgcccgcatgtgcgggcaaaacacctggttttagtgtaaattaaaaattaaattgttattaattgcactgtttttttataaaaatattaattatctaaatatgaataaattaacaaaagaatctataaaatattataccgTTTGTATTAAAATGGAAGGAGTATTCCAAACTACAGTAAACTACTACTCCCTACTAGATATGTCTTATCAAGGCCCCAAGCTTACATGGAGTAACAAGCGAGATAATGACCTCATCTGCAAGAAACTAGATCGTACCCTGATGAACGATCTGTGGCTGCAAAACATTCCTTCAATCATATTGTGTTTTTGAGGCTGGTGGTTGCTCTGATCATATGAGGTGTAGGATTATGATTCAGGAGGGGGCAGCCAAAGTTCGTAAACCATTTAAATTCATCAATGTCATGGTGGATTTTCCAGATTTTCTTCCTTTGGTAAAAAGTTTCTGGGAAACAACTGAGCCCATATTTAGCTCTACTTCTGCTCTATTTCGCTTGTCAAAGAAGCTGAAATCTTTGAAACCGCTCCTGCGAAATTTAAATAAGGATCAGATAGGTGAGAttgagaagaaaacaaaagcagCTTGGCTTCTACTCTGCGAGCGCCAGAATAACACTCTACTTAATCCTACTCAGGAAAATATGAGAGAAGATGCAGTTGCTTACGACCGCTGGCTCTTTCTATCCACTTTGGAGGAAAAATTATTAAGTCAAAAGGCAAAAGTTCATTGGCTTGGTATAGGAGATGGTAACAACAAGCAGTTCCATAGGGCTGCTAGAGTTCGAGAAGTCCGCAATACAATTCGTGAGATCCAACGCTCAGACGGTTCGGTGGCTACAAGCCAGGAGGAAATTAAGGCAGAGGCTGTTGAACACTTCACACAGTTTCTATCCTTGATACCTGATAGTTTTGTTGGTACCACTGAGGAAGAGATCCATCAACTTCTGGGTTTTGAGTGTGACGAGATGGAAATAAGGATGCTGGATAAAGAAGTTACAGCTGacgagattaaaaaaaattgtttgctaTGGCTACAAACAAATCTCCG
Protein-coding regions in this window:
- the LOC106390194 gene encoding geranylgeranyl transferase type-1 subunit beta; amino-acid sequence: MSETDVHGEAVDWESEDEDSDDSEEQEEGYTSPSQPPSSWNFDKDRHLVYLQMMYELLPHHYQSQEINRLTLAHFIISGLHFLGATDRVDKDVVAKWVLSFQAFPSNRASLKEGEFYGFYGSRSSQFPIDENGDLTHNNSHLASTYCALAILKVIGHDLSTIDSESLLLSMKNLQQDDGSFMPTHTGGETDLRFVYCAAAICDMLGDWSGMDKEKAKNYILNCQSYDGGFGLIPGSESHGGGTYCAIASLRLMGFIGADLLSNDSSSSILDPSLLLNWSLQRQASDGGFQGRTNKRSDTCYAFWIGAVLKLIGGDAFIDKIALRQFLLSCQSKYGGFSKYPGALPDLYHSYYGYTAFSFLEEPGLSPLCPELGLPLLTALGI